Genomic segment of Ardenticatena maritima:
GAACGCTTTGCGGGGCGCTACGTGCACAGCGTGCACCCCAACCTGCGCGGTCGTACCGCGCTCCAATTTTCATCTATCGCAGACCTGCCCGAAACCGACGTGCTCTTTCTCTGCCTGCCGCACGGGCAAGCCGCGCGCCGCATGGACGAATTCGCACGCCTCGCGTCCATCGTGGTGGATTGCTCCGCCGACTTCCGCCTGCGCGACCCCGACTGGCACGCCCGCTGGTACGACGCCGAAACCCGCGCCGACGAGTGGCGGGCGCGGTTCGTGTACGGCTTGCCCGAACTCACGCGCGACGCCTTGCACGGCGCTCGCTACATCAGCGGCGTGGGGTGCAACGCCACGGCGGTCAATCTGGCGCTGTTGCCGCTGGCGCGTGCAGGGTTGATTGAACGTGTGGTGGCGGACGTCAAAGTCGGGTCCAGCGAAGCAGGCGCACGCGCCACCGACGCTTCCCACCACCCGGAACGCGCCGGCGCTGTGCGTTCGTTCGCCCCGGTTGGGCATCGCCATCAGGCGGAAATTGTGCAGGCGCTGAACATTCCCGCCGAAGCGCTCTTCTTCTCGGCAACCGCCGTTGAAATGGTGCGCGGGGTGCTCGCCACCTGCCACGTCTTTTTGAATGCCGACCTGACCGACCGCGACCTCTGGCGGCTCTACCGCGCCGCCTACGCCAACGAGCCCTTCATCCGCCTGGTGAAGAGCCGCACTGGTTTGTACCGCTACCCCGAACCCAAAATCGTCGCCGGCACCAACTATTGCGACATCGGTTGGGAACTGGACGACCACGGACGCCGCCTCGTCGTGATCAGCGCGATTGACAATCTGATGAAGGGCGCCGCGGGGAGCGCCGTGCAATCGCTCAACGTGGCGTGCGGCTGGGACGAGTGCGCCGGGCTGGATTTTGTGGGCTTACACCCGTAAACGAAAACGAGAGGGAACGATGACCATGCAAGAGCAATCTGTATTGGTGGTGAAGGTAGGCGGCGGTGAAGGCAACCGCATCGAGCCGGTGCTGGACGACCTCGCCGACCTCTGGCATGCGGGGCGGCGCTGGGTGCTGGTGCATGGCGGTTCGGCACGCACCAACGAAGTCGCGACGGCGCTGGGGCATCCGCCGCAATTCATCACATCGCCGTCGGGCTTCACCAGCCGCCGAACCGACCGCCAAACCGCGCTCATTTTCACCATGGTGTACGCCGGCGAGATGAACAAGACCATTGTGGAAGGGCTGCACGCCCGCGGGGTGAACGCCGTCGGGCTGTCGGGGGCGGATGGGCGCGTGCTGGAAGGTGAACGCAAGAAAGCCATTCGTGCGGTTGTCAATGGGCGGCGGCTCATCATACGCGACGACTACACAGGCACCATCACGCGCGTGAACAGCAGCCTGCTGCACCTCCTGCTGAACGCCGGCTACGCGCCGGTGCTCTGCCCCCCCGCCATCAGCCAGGAGCACGAACTCATCAACGTGGACGGCGACCGCGCCGCTGCGGCACTCGCCGCCGCCCTGAGCGCCAAGACGTTGGTGCTCCTCACCGGTGCGCCCGGCTTGCTCCGCTTCCCCGACGACCCCGCCTCGCGCATTGCCACGCTCCCGTTGGCGGCGCTGGACGACGCCATGAACACCTACGCCCAAGGGCGCATGCGTATCAAACTGCTGGCGGCGCGCGAGGCGCTGGAAGGTGGTGTGCAGCGCGTGATAATCGCCGCCAGCAACGCCGCGCATCCCGTGCGGCAGGCCTTGGCAGGCGACGGGACGGTCATCAGCCGATGGGGACGGCAAGAGGAGGAAACGCATGAGCATTCAGCCACCGCAAACGAACACCGCGCTTGAGACCGAAGAGCGCCTTGGAAGCGGCGCTTACGCCCTGCGCAGGTTGACGCTGGTGCGTGGTGAAGGGGCGCGCGTCTGGGACGCCGCAGGCAACGAATACATTGACTGCATCGCCGGACACGGCGCCGCCGTGCTGGGGCACGCGCACCCCGCCGTCACGGACGCCCTCACCCGGCAAGCGGCGCAGTTGATTGCCTGCCCCGGCACGTTCGCCAACGAAACACGCGCCCGCCTGCTGGAACGCCTGCACACCGTGAGCGGTTTCGCCCGTTTCTTCCTCTGCAACAGCGGGGCGGAAGCGGTTGAAGGGGCGCTCAAAGCCGCACGGCTTTTCACCGGACGCGCCGGCATCGTCGCCATGCACCGTGCCTTTCACGGGCGCACCATGGGGGCGCTTTCGGCGACCGCCGCGCCCAAGTATCGTGAACCGTTCGAGCCGCTTGTGCCCCATGTGGCGCACATCCCCTTTGGCGACGTTGCCGCCGCCGACGCCGCCATCACCGACGAAACCGCCGCCGTCATTCTGGAACCGGTGCAAGGCGAAGGGGGCGTGCACCCCGCGACCGCCGAGTATCTGCACGCGGTGCGCCAACTGTGCGATGAACGGGGCGCACTGCTCATCTTCGACGAGGTGCAAACCGGCTTCGGGCGCACGGGGGCGTGGTTTGCGTTCGAGCATTTTGGTGTGCGTCCTGACATCATCGCCCTGGCAAAAGGCATCGCCAACGGCGTGCCGCTTGGGGCGGTGGGCTTTGCCGCGCATCTGCCCCCCTTGCCAACGGGGAGCCACGGTTCGACCTTTGGCGGCAACCCGCTTTCCGCGGCGGCGGCGCTGGCGACACTGGAAACGCTGGAACGCGAACGCCTGCCGGAGCGCGCCGCGCGGCTGGGCGCGTGGGCGCTGGATGAGTGGCGGCGCTGTCTCAACGGGCATCGCCAGGTGCGCGAAGTGCGCGGGTTGGGGCTCATGCTGGGCATCGAACTGCGTTCGCGCGTGACGCCCCTGCTCAAGCGCCTGCAAGCACGGGGGATTTTGGCGTTGCCGGCTGGTCCGACGGTGTTGCGTCTGCTCCCCCCGCTCACCATCAGCGAAGGCGAGTGGGCAACCGTCATCGAAACCGTGCTGGATGAGGTGCGCCAATGACCGGCATTGAATTGCTTGAAGAACTGGTACGCATTCCCAGCGTGAGCGGTGAAGAGAAAAACGCTGTGCGCTGGCTGGTGGCGGCTATGCAGGCGCTGGGCTTCCAAGCCTTTCGCGACGACGCCGGCAATGCTGTGGGCGTGCGTGGGCACGGACCCCGCCAACTCGTGCTCCTGGGGCACATTGACACCGTGCCCGGCGGTCCACCGGTGGAGCGCCGCAACGGGCGGCTCTACGGGCGCGGCACGGTGGACGCCAAAGGACCGCTCGCCGCCTTTGTGACGGCGGGGGCGGCGGTCCAGGTGCCCGATGAGTGGCAACTGGTTGTGATTGGCGCGGTGGAAGAAGAAAGCGCCACCAGCAAGGGCGCACGCTACGCCGCCACCTGCTACCAGCCCGAAGCCTGCGTGATTGGCGAACCCAGCGGGTGGGACGCCATCACACTGGGCTACAAGGGGCGGTTGCTGGCGGATATCGAAGTGCGCCGCGCCACAGCCCACACCGCGGGACCAGAGCAGCGCGCGCCCGAAGTGGCTGTTGACTACTGGAACGCCGTTTGTGCGGCACTCGACACGCTGCCCACAGAGCAAGAAGGGGCGTTCTGGCGCGTCCAACCGTCGCTCCGACGCATCAACTCGGCGCAAGAAGGCAACGCCGACGTGGTACGCATGA
This window contains:
- a CDS encoding aspartate aminotransferase family protein, yielding MSIQPPQTNTALETEERLGSGAYALRRLTLVRGEGARVWDAAGNEYIDCIAGHGAAVLGHAHPAVTDALTRQAAQLIACPGTFANETRARLLERLHTVSGFARFFLCNSGAEAVEGALKAARLFTGRAGIVAMHRAFHGRTMGALSATAAPKYREPFEPLVPHVAHIPFGDVAAADAAITDETAAVILEPVQGEGGVHPATAEYLHAVRQLCDERGALLIFDEVQTGFGRTGAWFAFEHFGVRPDIIALAKGIANGVPLGAVGFAAHLPPLPTGSHGSTFGGNPLSAAAALATLETLERERLPERAARLGAWALDEWRRCLNGHRQVREVRGLGLMLGIELRSRVTPLLKRLQARGILALPAGPTVLRLLPPLTISEGEWATVIETVLDEVRQ
- the argC gene encoding N-acetyl-gamma-glutamyl-phosphate reductase; amino-acid sequence: MTMRAAIVGASGYVGGELLRLLLHHPHVQVVAATSERFAGRYVHSVHPNLRGRTALQFSSIADLPETDVLFLCLPHGQAARRMDEFARLASIVVDCSADFRLRDPDWHARWYDAETRADEWRARFVYGLPELTRDALHGARYISGVGCNATAVNLALLPLARAGLIERVVADVKVGSSEAGARATDASHHPERAGAVRSFAPVGHRHQAEIVQALNIPAEALFFSATAVEMVRGVLATCHVFLNADLTDRDLWRLYRAAYANEPFIRLVKSRTGLYRYPEPKIVAGTNYCDIGWELDDHGRRLVVISAIDNLMKGAAGSAVQSLNVACGWDECAGLDFVGLHP
- a CDS encoding [LysW]-aminoadipate kinase; the protein is MQEQSVLVVKVGGGEGNRIEPVLDDLADLWHAGRRWVLVHGGSARTNEVATALGHPPQFITSPSGFTSRRTDRQTALIFTMVYAGEMNKTIVEGLHARGVNAVGLSGADGRVLEGERKKAIRAVVNGRRLIIRDDYTGTITRVNSSLLHLLLNAGYAPVLCPPAISQEHELINVDGDRAAAALAAALSAKTLVLLTGAPGLLRFPDDPASRIATLPLAALDDAMNTYAQGRMRIKLLAAREALEGGVQRVIIAASNAAHPVRQALAGDGTVISRWGRQEEETHEHSATANEHRA
- a CDS encoding [LysW]-lysine hydrolase, coding for MTGIELLEELVRIPSVSGEEKNAVRWLVAAMQALGFQAFRDDAGNAVGVRGHGPRQLVLLGHIDTVPGGPPVERRNGRLYGRGTVDAKGPLAAFVTAGAAVQVPDEWQLVVIGAVEEESATSKGARYAATCYQPEACVIGEPSGWDAITLGYKGRLLADIEVRRATAHTAGPEQRAPEVAVDYWNAVCAALDTLPTEQEGAFWRVQPSLRRINSAQEGNADVVRMTLGFRLPPTVRPADIERLLHDLAPEGVHVQTYGAEEAYIAERTTPLARAFQRAIAAAGARPRFKLKTGTSDMNVVGPVWRCPILAYGPGDSSLDHTPHEHIDIAEFERGVAVLTNALQTIMG